The proteins below are encoded in one region of Caldanaerovirga acetigignens:
- a CDS encoding DUF1540 domain-containing protein gives MPNLKCNVTSCKYNRNLECCAENVMVNAIRPNCTSKEGTYCDAYARKDSAESGSCVNNNSRFCWD, from the coding sequence ATGCCAAATCTAAAGTGTAACGTCACCAGTTGCAAATACAACAGAAACTTAGAGTGCTGCGCAGAAAACGTTATGGTCAATGCCATAAGGCCTAACTGTACTTCTAAAGAAGGTACCTATTGCGATGCTTATGCCAGAAAAGACTCCGCTGAAAGCGGAAGCTGCGTTAACAACAATAGCAGATTTTGCTGGGATTAA
- the hprK gene encoding HPr(Ser) kinase/phosphatase, giving the protein MKGLNLKQVIAKFNLEVLVKSKSLPEISVSDLNRPGLELAGFFDYFAYERVQILGMSEITFLKSLQPEVRVERLEKLFSYPIPCVIITRNLEPSKEFLKFAKKYGRWVLRTPEATTRFISRLTDFLESELAPRTTVHGVLMDVYGVGVLLVGESGIGKSETAVELIKRGHRLVADDVVEIKQVAKNVLIGSAPEVVRHYLEVRGLGIIDVKTIFGAGAVRNDMRIDMVIEMVEWEKYKEKDRLGLEEEMITILESFIPKKTIPIRPGRNLAAIIEVAAMDRRLKAMGYNAALIFAQKIMDKIQEEEENNNTKEV; this is encoded by the coding sequence TTGAAGGGGTTAAATTTAAAGCAGGTCATAGCGAAATTTAACCTAGAGGTGCTGGTAAAATCAAAAAGTCTGCCGGAAATTTCCGTCAGCGACCTTAACCGGCCAGGCCTTGAGCTCGCTGGGTTTTTTGATTATTTTGCCTATGAAAGGGTCCAGATACTCGGAATGTCTGAAATAACTTTTTTGAAAAGCTTGCAACCTGAAGTGAGAGTAGAGCGCCTGGAAAAACTTTTCTCATACCCAATTCCGTGCGTTATAATTACGAGGAATCTTGAGCCTTCCAAGGAATTCTTGAAGTTCGCGAAAAAGTACGGCAGGTGGGTGCTGAGGACCCCGGAAGCCACTACCAGGTTTATAAGCCGATTAACTGACTTCCTTGAGAGCGAATTGGCTCCAAGAACCACTGTTCATGGGGTTTTAATGGACGTTTACGGTGTAGGGGTTCTGTTAGTCGGCGAAAGCGGGATAGGAAAGAGCGAGACTGCGGTAGAACTCATAAAAAGAGGTCACCGTTTAGTGGCCGACGATGTAGTTGAAATAAAGCAGGTAGCCAAAAATGTGTTGATAGGTTCGGCTCCCGAAGTGGTTCGCCATTACCTTGAAGTGAGGGGACTTGGCATCATAGATGTGAAGACAATATTCGGTGCAGGGGCTGTGAGAAATGACATGAGAATAGATATGGTAATTGAAATGGTCGAGTGGGAAAAATATAAAGAAAAAGACCGGCTTGGCCTTGAAGAAGAAATGATAACAATCTTGGAATCTTTTATTCCGAAAAAGACTATTCCGATAAGACCTGGAAGAAATCTTGCCGCTATTATAGAAGTTGCGGCGATGGACCGTAGATTAAAAGCTATGGGCTATAATGCGGCGCTGATTTTTGCCCAAAAAATAATGGACAAGATCCAGGAGGAAGAGGAAAATAACAATACGAAGGAGGTATAG
- a CDS encoding bifunctional phosphoglucose/phosphomannose isomerase: MLDERERLKQLDKIGMFDLIYKLAEQCEEAVDIAESAVKGLKFHNIVNVVISGMGGSAIGGDLTRMMAQDSCYIPIVVNRDYHLPSYVDERTLVIASSYSGNTEETLAAYNEAKEKKAKIVAITTGGELKNKAMADEVPVITIPAGMPPRAAIGYSFMPLLVLLEEAGIIRNCTKQIPGAIELMKKVRQDLEPQIPEDKNPAKALARRLYGKIPVIYGSQGLTDALAVRWKGQMNENGKHPAFFNFFPELNHNEIMGFEGEPRLLKMMEVVILRSPEENERVKKRIEITSALIREMVSGISEVWPLGETRLERIMYHVIFGDYVSAYLAVLNEKDPTEIDFINTLKSRMKD; the protein is encoded by the coding sequence ATGTTGGATGAACGAGAAAGATTAAAGCAGCTTGACAAAATAGGGATGTTCGACCTCATTTACAAGCTTGCGGAACAATGCGAAGAGGCTGTAGATATTGCAGAAAGTGCAGTAAAGGGCTTGAAGTTTCACAATATCGTAAATGTGGTCATAAGCGGTATGGGAGGCTCGGCTATAGGCGGAGACCTCACCCGGATGATGGCCCAAGATTCATGCTATATTCCCATCGTAGTGAACAGAGACTATCACTTGCCTTCTTATGTGGATGAGAGGACATTAGTAATAGCATCCAGTTATTCAGGGAATACTGAGGAAACCCTTGCGGCCTACAATGAAGCAAAGGAGAAAAAAGCCAAGATTGTGGCCATAACAACGGGAGGAGAGCTAAAAAATAAGGCAATGGCCGATGAAGTGCCGGTGATTACTATACCAGCCGGGATGCCTCCGCGAGCTGCAATAGGATATTCTTTCATGCCGCTTTTGGTGCTTTTGGAAGAAGCGGGAATCATACGTAATTGTACAAAACAGATTCCGGGTGCAATCGAACTTATGAAGAAAGTTAGACAGGATTTGGAGCCCCAAATTCCTGAAGATAAAAACCCGGCTAAGGCCCTTGCGAGAAGGCTATACGGAAAAATTCCGGTAATATACGGCTCCCAAGGATTAACAGACGCCTTGGCGGTGCGCTGGAAGGGGCAGATGAATGAAAACGGCAAGCATCCTGCATTCTTCAATTTTTTCCCCGAGCTCAATCACAACGAGATAATGGGCTTCGAAGGAGAGCCTAGACTCCTTAAAATGATGGAAGTTGTTATTTTGAGGTCGCCCGAGGAAAACGAACGCGTCAAAAAGAGGATTGAAATTACCTCGGCTCTTATAAGAGAAATGGTCTCGGGCATAAGTGAAGTATGGCCGCTTGGTGAAACCAGATTGGAGAGAATTATGTACCACGTTATATTCGGTGACTATGTGAGCGCCTATCTTGCTGTGTTAAATGAAAAAGACCCGACTGAAATTGATTTTATAAACACCCTGAAAAGCCGCATGAAAGACTAG
- a CDS encoding phosphatase yields MKLEVDTHCHTVASGHAYSTVLENAKAAAAKGLKMIAITDHGPSMPGGPHPYHFGNLKVLPRQIEGVLILRGVEANILDYDGTLDLQENYLRNLDIVLAGFHTYCYPGGTVEENTRAAINAMKNPYVDVLVHPGNPEFPIDIDKVIEAAIEYGVHIEINNSSFTVSRRGSEENCLLIAKKAAKLGAKIVVGSDAHICFDVGNFEKALKVIEEAGLPEENILNTSVEKVISYLKSKGREMPAVRREPGAKI; encoded by the coding sequence TTGAAACTGGAAGTAGATACTCACTGTCATACGGTGGCAAGCGGCCATGCTTATAGTACAGTCCTCGAAAATGCTAAAGCGGCTGCGGCTAAGGGTCTCAAAATGATAGCCATAACGGATCACGGGCCTTCAATGCCAGGAGGCCCACATCCTTATCATTTCGGCAACCTGAAAGTATTGCCCAGACAAATTGAGGGGGTCCTCATCCTTCGCGGAGTAGAGGCCAATATTTTAGATTACGACGGGACATTAGACCTGCAGGAAAATTATTTGAGGAATCTGGACATAGTGCTTGCCGGCTTTCACACTTATTGTTACCCCGGTGGTACAGTTGAAGAAAACACCCGGGCGGCCATAAATGCCATGAAGAATCCTTATGTAGATGTGCTTGTGCATCCAGGGAATCCCGAATTCCCAATTGATATAGATAAAGTTATTGAAGCTGCTATAGAATACGGCGTGCACATTGAAATCAACAATAGTTCTTTTACAGTAAGTAGACGCGGCAGCGAGGAAAACTGCCTGCTGATAGCAAAAAAGGCGGCAAAACTCGGAGCGAAGATTGTGGTGGGAAGCGATGCTCATATATGTTTTGACGTGGGCAATTTTGAAAAGGCCCTGAAGGTAATAGAGGAAGCCGGCCTTCCTGAAGAAAACATACTCAATACATCGGTAGAAAAGGTAATATCCTATTTAAAGTCGAAGGGAAGGGAAATGCCGGCGGTAAGGCGGGAGCCCGGAGCAAAAATTTAA
- the dat gene encoding D-amino-acid transaminase, whose amino-acid sequence MTVVYLNGKRVDYSDAKVSVEDRGFQFGDGLYEVVRVYEGRFFYLDRHLERLKKGAQEIYLKFDFDIEDLKEVCKKAVADGEFKDASVYIQVTRGAAPRQHNFPEKTSCTWVVIAREANPQPEEYYENGVSAITVPDERWMRCNVKTVQLIPNCIAKEKAKRAGAFEAIFHRGGIVTEASSSNVFIVKSNKLLTHPANNFILHGITRGVVLEIAEKLDLELREETFSLDQLLDADEVFITGTMTEVMPVVKVDGKIIGDGVPGNLTRNIIEEFRKLTKTVDQ is encoded by the coding sequence ATGACTGTTGTTTATTTGAACGGAAAGAGAGTGGACTACAGTGATGCAAAAGTATCGGTGGAGGACAGGGGATTTCAATTCGGCGATGGTCTTTATGAAGTCGTAAGGGTTTACGAAGGCAGGTTCTTTTATCTAGATAGGCACTTAGAAAGACTGAAGAAAGGCGCCCAGGAGATATACTTAAAGTTCGATTTTGACATCGAAGATTTGAAAGAAGTTTGCAAAAAGGCGGTGGCGGATGGAGAGTTCAAGGATGCTTCGGTTTACATCCAGGTCACCCGCGGTGCGGCACCGCGCCAGCACAATTTCCCGGAGAAAACTTCATGCACTTGGGTGGTTATAGCGCGCGAAGCCAACCCCCAGCCGGAAGAGTACTATGAAAACGGCGTGAGCGCCATTACTGTCCCCGATGAGCGGTGGATGCGCTGTAATGTAAAGACCGTTCAGCTCATTCCGAACTGCATTGCAAAAGAAAAGGCCAAGAGAGCTGGTGCCTTTGAAGCCATATTTCACAGGGGAGGTATAGTAACTGAAGCTTCGAGCAGCAACGTTTTTATTGTAAAAAGCAATAAGCTCCTTACCCATCCGGCAAACAATTTCATCTTGCACGGGATCACAAGAGGAGTTGTGCTCGAAATTGCAGAAAAATTGGATTTAGAGCTAAGGGAAGAGACCTTCTCTTTAGACCAATTACTCGACGCAGACGAGGTGTTTATTACGGGCACCATGACAGAGGTAATGCCTGTAGTAAAAGTCGATGGAAAGATAATAGGAGACGGCGTTCCCGGAAATTTGACAAGGAATATAATCGAGGAATTCCGAAAATTGACAAAGACTGTTGACCAGTAG
- the murB gene encoding UDP-N-acetylmuramate dehydrogenase, whose translation MEKYSIYKDLCKLITSDRVKIDEPMRYHTSFRIGGPADVMVLPKNVDEIKKVVNYCSPRKIPIFVMGNGTNLLVRDKGIRGVVIKIAQNFNDITVEGRTIKAKAGVLLSAVAKSALENSLTGLEFASGIPGTLGGAIIMNAGAYDGEMAKVVKEVMVMDFNGEICSMKNEELEFSYRWCKLQTGGKIVLEAKLELDPGIYEEIKRKMDEFAKKRKMKQPLNMPSAGSTFKRPLGNYAGFLIEKAGLKGYKIGDAKVSELHAGFIVNTGNATAQDVLNLIQIIQNKVKEEFGILLEPEIKVVGEG comes from the coding sequence GTGGAGAAATATTCCATCTACAAAGACCTTTGTAAATTAATAACTTCCGATAGGGTGAAAATAGACGAGCCAATGAGATATCATACCTCATTTCGGATAGGCGGACCCGCGGACGTGATGGTGTTACCTAAAAACGTAGACGAAATAAAGAAGGTAGTAAATTACTGCAGCCCAAGAAAAATTCCAATTTTTGTAATGGGAAATGGCACGAACCTGCTGGTGCGGGACAAGGGGATAAGAGGAGTTGTAATTAAGATTGCCCAAAATTTTAACGATATTACTGTAGAGGGAAGGACAATAAAGGCAAAAGCCGGCGTTCTTTTATCGGCGGTCGCTAAATCAGCCTTAGAAAACAGCCTAACAGGCTTGGAGTTCGCGAGCGGTATTCCAGGAACTTTAGGGGGCGCGATAATAATGAATGCAGGAGCTTACGATGGAGAAATGGCAAAAGTGGTGAAAGAAGTTATGGTAATGGATTTTAATGGAGAGATATGTTCCATGAAAAATGAAGAGCTGGAGTTTTCTTACCGGTGGTGCAAACTGCAAACCGGGGGAAAAATAGTCCTTGAAGCAAAGCTTGAGTTAGATCCCGGTATTTATGAAGAAATAAAAAGAAAGATGGATGAATTTGCCAAAAAAAGGAAAATGAAGCAACCTTTGAATATGCCCAGCGCCGGCAGCACCTTCAAAAGACCGCTTGGGAATTATGCCGGTTTTTTGATTGAAAAGGCTGGGTTAAAGGGTTATAAAATTGGAGATGCGAAGGTTTCTGAGCTTCACGCCGGGTTTATAGTGAATACCGGCAATGCCACTGCCCAAGACGTGCTTAATCTAATACAAATCATTCAAAACAAAGTCAAAGAGGAATTTGGTATTTTGCTCGAACCCGAAATAAAGGTGGTAGGAGAAGGTTAG